The stretch of DNA TTAATCCTGCTAAGATGACTGAATAAATATGACAGCTACATTAGGATCGATGGAAATTACTGCAGGTGTAGTTTCCTCAAAAAAAGCCTGCAAATAATTAATAATGgcctaaaattaaaaataatctaTTTACAGCTCCAATGATAATCCTGCCTGTTCTGTGCTGTGAGATAATAACCATTCATCTGTGTCATTTGTGTGTCGCATTGCAAATCCAATAATTTATTCAATTATCCTTGCATTTTCATGAGATTAAATTTTAAATTACCCCGAGAAAACCAGGTTTTCCTGGCGACATGACATGAGTAGTGTCCAAACATTTATCTGAGCGCCCGATCCTGATTAAAAACCATCCGCAGACAGTGACAGTCGACTAGTCACGTGCACGAGGGCAGGCCGTGAAAGGGACTTTGTGCCTGCGTacgcctcctgtctgtctgcaggattTGCTGTTTCAGCAGAGCAGGAATCAGCCTGTGCCTTTGCCACGCAGGAAAGTCGGCGTAAGGAGATTCCTGAGCTTCACAGTGGCAATCAGGCAGTTAAGTACCTGCCACAGAAAATGGAGCTATATGCCACTCACTTTCATGGCTTATTCGCACCAGTACAAACGCTTTGGGATATAAAGAAGCGCCCTCATACGTTCACCCAATAACCCACTGAATTTGCCTTACTTTAAAAAAAGCCAGAGCACGTGGTGCATATGTAAAAGACACACAAAACTGCTTCATTTGAACCTGTTACAAAACATATTGTTTTAAGTTGTGGATAAAGCAGTAAATGTTAAAGCCTTTCTGCCAGTGACAGTGGCAGTAAACAGATGTTAATACAAATATTATTTGTATAATTCCAACAACAGTACAGTTAGACGTGCGTGTTAGGAAACACTGCGGCGTTTAATGCGACCTCCAAACCGGCAGATGGCGATAACGGCCACGCATAAATAACAAGTGACCGAAGAACAGGTCTCGGTTTTTGTTCAAACGTGACCTGAAGCTAATAATCATGAAACGGTTAAATAAAGTAACTATTTTTTAGTCATCAAGCTTTAAGTTCTTGAAGAATCCGTGACGTCACCCGGATAAAAAACACATCCGTTACCCGCTGCCGCAAATTATGCGTATACTGTCGTAAAAACGTATCTGTGTCAGTGTTGTCGGCGAAGTAAGCCGTTTAGCGTCGGGCAGCCAGAGTCGCGGCGGGGCTTCACGCTTTCAACGGTACGATGGTTCTGACGTCCGCACCACGACGGAGGTCGCGCAGGCGTCAAGGTGCGAGGAGATGAGTTGACCTCCCGCAAAGCACGCTCGAAGATGGCAACGTACAACGCTGAAGGTCCGTTCCAGCAGGACGTCACCGCCACAAACGTTCCGCATCTTCTGTTGTCAGTTGCCGTCTTTCTCcgctcacgtgtgtgtgtgtgtgtgtgtgtgtgtgtgtgtgtgtgtgtgtgtgtgtgtgtgtgtgtgtgtgtgtgtgtgtgtgcgtgcgtgtgcgtgtgcgcgcgcgcgcgcgctctccgCAGGGCACGCCGTCgtggtggaggtgagcccgGACATCCACATCTGCGGCTTCTGCAAGCAGCAGTACAACAACTTTGAGGTCTTCCTCGCGCACAAGCAAAGCGGGTGTTCGCCTCCGCTCTCCGGCGCCTCCACCGGAGCCGCCGCGCTGACAGGTAGAGCGGGGGCTCCAGCTGTTACCCAGATGTCATTCACGGCGCAGCCGGCCTCATCCGTGCCCTGCTCTCCTCAGGTCCGGGCGCTGGGTTCGCCTTCGACGAGTCGTACCAGAGCTGCGGCGTGGAGGGCGTCAAGAAGATCCTGACCAAAGCACAGAAAACGCCTTCCAAGAAGCTAAAACCTGTCCTGACGTCAAagagacacagctgctgtttctcaggTCGGTGCCCTATGACTGTAACGCATTCCTCCTCGTTGCCTCTATTCGACTGTCACCCCAGTGTTGCCAATGTGCTCCACAGGTTGCACCTTTAAAACGCAGTACGGTCAGAAAGACATGGAGCGACACCTCAAAACCCACACGGGTACGTTGCCGCTGCGCCCGTCGCGCCCTGTCGTGCGTTCCATGCTGACACGGCCTGTTCTCTCCCCCCCACCTCCGCTCAGGCGAGAAGCCCTTCGAGTGCGAGCTGTGCCACAAGTGCTTCAGCCGGCGCGACAAGCTCAACATGCACAGCCGCTCGCACACGGGCGAGAAGCCGCACAAGTGCAAGCACTGCCCGTACGCGGCGGccgacagcagcagcctgaagaAGCACCTGCGCATCCACTACGACGAGCGGCCGTTCAAGTGCCAGATCTGCCCCTACGCCAGCCGCAACTCCAGCCAGCTCACCGTGCACCTCCGCTCGCACACCGGTGGGGGCCGCAGGTCCAGTCACGGTCGAATGCACGGTGACGTCATTGTGTTATACTCATAATGGCTTTCTTTTCCTTCCAAGGGGATGCACCTTTCCAGTGCCAGCTGTGCGACGCAAAGTTCAAGATCAACTCTGACCTCAAGAGGCACGTGCGGATCCATTCGGGGGAGAAACCCTACAAGTGTGACTACTGCGAGTACCGCTGCGCCATGAAGGGCAACCTCAAGTCCCACGTCCTCATCAAACACGGCGCCGACAACTGCTTCCAGTGCCCGCGCTGCAGCTTCCAGTGCAGCAACAGGACGGCCCTGCGGCAGCACGCGCGCGAGCACGAGCCGGCGCAGCCCATCCGCTGCCCCGCGTGCACCTACTCCTGCTCCAGCAAGGGGGCGCTCAAGGTCCACGAGAGGATCCACTCGGAGGAGCGGCCCTTCAGGTGCGACGCCTGCGGCTTCGCCTCCAAGCAGCGCAGCAACCTCGTCATCCACCGCAAGAAGTGCCACTCGGAGAAAGCGGAGCGGGGCGCGGCCGGGAGGCGCGGCCGGGGCGACGGGAGGGGTGCGGGCGGGGGCGCCCCGAAGCCCGTCAGCTCCAGGTACCGGGCCAAGCTGGACGCGGCCCGGGTCTTCAGCTGCGACCTGTGCGCCGCCGCGTTCGTCCGGGAGGACTCCCTGCGGAGCCACAAGAAGCAGCACCGGGACGCTCAGGCTGTGCTGCAGTTCCAGCTCGCCGACGCGTCCGCCGGCCTGCTTCCCGTCACGAGGCCGCAGACTCTGGACGTCCCCGTCGCCGCGGGCTCGGCGGCCTCCGGCGGCGCGCAGCTGAAAATCATCGTGTCTCACCCGCTGTGCCGGGAGGAGCCGCTGCTCCCGGCCGGCGCGGACGGGCCGAGCAAGACCGGCGTGGTCCTGCTCGGCCCGGAGAGCCAGGACTTGGTGGTCGACTCCATGATCCAGCAGGTGAACCTGCTGGCGCCCATGCAGCCCCTGGGGCCGCCCCAGCCCGCGGAGGCCGCCGCCCTGGAGCCCCAGGCGGTTCTGCTGGCCCAGCTCGGCCCCGACGACCCCGGCAACCCGCTCCACCAGGCCCTGCTGCACACGGCCATCGCCGCCCAGGACCCCGGCGGCGGCACGCAGGCCTTCATCACCACCTGCTCCGAGCTGGAGAGCCTCAGCGCCCTGATCCAGGAGGGCGGCAGGGAGGTTACCGTGGTGACGGAGGGGAACGGGTCCCTGGTGACCACGTCCACCCCGTCTGACATGTTTTGTGGGCCCACCAAGGACAAGCCGGCGGCAGGCCTCGGGGTGGACAAGAGTGCCTTACTGTGCGAGGAGAGTGCGTCGCTGTCGCTCGGGGGCCAGAACGTGGTGATCCACGGCGTTCCGCTGATCGTGTCCGCTCAGACGCAGCAGAGTGCGATGGAAGAgctgccttcacacacactgtactgacCTCCGCAAACCATGCGAATCTCACAATGAGCTTCTGAACCTGCGAAGACTTCAACCGCATTATAAGCTATTTCTAAGAGTAAGAACTCTTAggccttaa from Betta splendens chromosome 7, fBetSpl5.4, whole genome shotgun sequence encodes:
- the zfp64 gene encoding zinc finger protein 64; the protein is MATYNAEGHAVVVEVSPDIHICGFCKQQYNNFEVFLAHKQSGCSPPLSGASTGAAALTGPGAGFAFDESYQSCGVEGVKKILTKAQKTPSKKLKPVLTSKRHSCCFSGCTFKTQYGQKDMERHLKTHTGEKPFECELCHKCFSRRDKLNMHSRSHTGEKPHKCKHCPYAAADSSSLKKHLRIHYDERPFKCQICPYASRNSSQLTVHLRSHTGDAPFQCQLCDAKFKINSDLKRHVRIHSGEKPYKCDYCEYRCAMKGNLKSHVLIKHGADNCFQCPRCSFQCSNRTALRQHAREHEPAQPIRCPACTYSCSSKGALKVHERIHSEERPFRCDACGFASKQRSNLVIHRKKCHSEKAERGAAGRRGRGDGRGAGGGAPKPVSSRYRAKLDAARVFSCDLCAAAFVREDSLRSHKKQHRDAQAVLQFQLADASAGLLPVTRPQTLDVPVAAGSAASGGAQLKIIVSHPLCREEPLLPAGADGPSKTGVVLLGPESQDLVVDSMIQQVNLLAPMQPLGPPQPAEAAALEPQAVLLAQLGPDDPGNPLHQALLHTAIAAQDPGGGTQAFITTCSELESLSALIQEGGREVTVVTEGNGSLVTTSTPSDMFCGPTKDKPAAGLGVDKSALLCEESASLSLGGQNVVIHGVPLIVSAQTQQSAMEELPSHTLY